The Bacteroidota bacterium genomic interval GCAGCTTTTAAATTCGAAGAAGACTGACTAATGATTCCCGGAACCTGAACCGTGTCCCAGGAATTCACATCAAATTCAGGTTTATAATTAACGGGGAGAAAAGAAACATCAGGTATAAACTTATATTTCCAGAAACCATTTAAAGATAAATAATATGGAGATTTTTCTTTTTCCAGATCAAAGGCCTTTTGTTCATCAGGGAATGGAACGACAGAAATATGATAGTCTTCTTTATGAATTGCCAAAACAGAAGGATTTTTCCAGTCATTTGTCTGAGAATATGCCGTATAAAAAAGAATTAAAGCAAAGAAAGAGAATACAAATTTTGGGCTGATTTTTATAATTATTTGCAAATCTTTTAAATAGCCTATAAAATATTTGATAATAGCATATATTTTTTTGATCATATTTCACTTTTTTAGTGTAACATAATAAGTTACAAAAATAGGGACTATTTCTTAGTTAAATAAGTTAAAAATCTTTAACAGAACCTTAAATTTAAGGGTTAATCAATAAAAAAGGGATTATCCGGTTTTTACACCTTAAATCCCTTTCAAAATTAATAAATCAACCTAACTAAAATTAACTATCTATCTTTAACTTTTTTTCAAGATATTTCTATTGTTCTACAAATTTTCAATAAGGGTTACTTCCAGCCTCCACCCAATTCCCGGTAAAGGGTAATAAACGCCTTTATTTGTTGCAAGCGGTCATTTACATTATTGAGCTCAGCTGTCAAGAGATTTTGTTGGGCAGTCAGTACCTCAGTATAATTTGCGCTACCATTTTTTAATAATTCTTTGGTGTAATCAACCGATGTATTCAATGCCTCCAGCTGCTTGCTGCGGATTGAAATCTTTTCTGCCACATTTTCATACAGGCCCATTGTATTCGAAACCTCCTGTCCGGCAGTAAGTAAGGTGTTTTCGAACTTCAGTAAAGCTTCCTGTTGCAGGGCAGCAGCCACCTCCAACCTGGTCCTGTTGGTTCGCTGATTAAACAAGGGTTGAGTCAAACCGCCTATTAAATTTCCAAACAATGACCCGGGTTTAAAAAAATTCTGCAAATCGGCCGAAGTAAATCCTCCTGAAGCCGTAATTGTAAGTGAGGGATAGAAATAAGCGTGGGCATTATTGGTTACCTCATAAGCTTTTGCCAGTGAATATTCAGCTTCCATCACATCAGGACGGTTTCTTAGTAATTGGGCAGGGACCCCTACCTTCAAAGTGTCATTGAAATGCTGATTCACTAATGATGAACGTTTGATACTGCCCGGAACACGGCCCACCAATAAACTAAGAGTATGTTCTGCCTCAAGAATACTTTGTTTCAAATCGGGAATGGTAACCTCTGCTGCATACCGGCTTGCTTCAGTTTGAACAACTGCAGCACCGTTGACAACCGTACCTTCCTGCAATACTTTCATGGTTTCGACCAAAGAAATATTGTTTTGAACTGTTCTTTGAGTGATAACCA includes:
- a CDS encoding efflux transporter outer membrane subunit yields the protein MKKKYFCRFFLLMLSMTLVVSSCRTALHFQKPDVSVNDLYQNPVTSDTTNIADIPWRSFFSDQNLQALIDESLSKNLDLQVAAQQIAEAEAYFSQSKASLFPGLSAQADGAFYKNSQSLNSNALSHTQQYTLGLNSSWEADVWGKLSSAKRASYASLLYSQAGKQAVQTKLISDIATVYYTLAALDSQLVITQRTVQNNISLVETMKVLQEGTVVNGAAVVQTEASRYAAEVTIPDLKQSILEAEHTLSLLVGRVPGSIKRSSLVNQHFNDTLKVGVPAQLLRNRPDVMEAEYSLAKAYEVTNNAHAYFYPSLTITASGGFTSADLQNFFKPGSLFGNLIGGLTQPLFNQRTNRTRLEVAAALQQEALLKFENTLLTAGQEVSNTMGLYENVAEKISIRSKQLEALNTSVDYTKELLKNGSANYTEVLTAQQNLLTAELNNVNDRLQQIKAFITLYRELGGGWK